The Chitinophagales bacterium genome includes the window GTGCTTTGATAAAATACTTTATTTTCAATATGCTCGGCTATTTCTCTTGCTTGTAAAATAATTTTTTTTGCTTCGATATATTTTTTATCATCCAATAGAAGAGAGGAAAGATTCATCAAAGGATAGATTTGTTTCTGAGGAGCTTTATTGTATATGGCAGCTTTGATGGATTTTTCGAAATAGGGTTTGGCTTCTTGATTGCGTTTCATCTTATAGAGTACATCTCCTATATTGTTCAAATTTCCCGGTTCTCCCTGCTTATATCCTATACCTATAAATGCATTATTTGCTTTCAAATTATATTCTAGTGCCCGATCAAGCTCCTGAATGTTTCCATAAACTGCTGCTAGTAGAGAGTAACTATTCGCCAATAGAAATCCATTATGAGCCTGCTCTGCATTTTCTATAGCAGCATAAAAACTTTGGATGGACTCTTTGGGTTTTCTTTTATAGAAGTATAGAAATCCTAACCGAAAATAGAGATGAGATTTTAAATCGGGATCAAAACTGTCTTCATCCTTTAGAGAATTGTAAATGATGTCATACGCCTCATCAATTCTCTGAGTAAACCCCAATGCGGTAGCTAAACAATAGCTTATAAATACATAGATTTCGGAAGAATTATTTTTTTTGAACGTTTTTAATAATTGTCTAGCTACTACAATGCCTTCTTGATACTTCATAGCCTTGTTTAGCAAATAGATTTCTATCGATTTTAGTATCTGGCTATATGGGTGATTTATGGAATTGGTGTTAGCTCCTTGCATTTGTTTTAATTTAGCAAGTGATTTTTCAAATTTTAAATCTATGTCTTTGACAAGGATATCCAATCCATTTTTTTGCTCTTTGGTTAATTCACTATGTTTTGTATATAAGAATTTCATGAGCAGCTTATACTATTTTGTGCAGAATTGCTTTACTGACAGCTTCGGATTGGGAATGAACATGTAGTTTTTTATAGATATTTTTAAAGTGAAATCGCACGGTATCGATGCTGATATTGATGTCTGCGGCTATCATTTTTTGTGAGTAGCCCTTTACTAATAATCCTAGTATGCTTTTTTCTTTTTCCGTAAGCGCATAGTTCTCATCTATATTTATTTTCTCATTCTGTATGTTGCGAAATAGGCTCAATACCTTAGTTGCAATTTGTGGGTTCATAGGTGCACCGCCTTTATACACAGATTCTATGGCATCTATGAGTTCAGCTGGTCTTGTTTTTTTCAAGATATATCCAGAAGCTCCCGCACATAATGCATCAAATACTGTATCATCTGCTTCATGAACGGTTTGAATAAGAATAGGCAAGTCAGGATAAATCTTTCGTATCTGTTTGATAGCTTCTATGCCATTCATTTCTGGCATTTCGATATCCATGAGAATTACATCAGGCTGATAGGACTCGATATGCTTCAAAACATCCACTGGGTTTTCAAATGCTGCTGCACATTTCACGCCTTCGGTTCCGTTTATCAGCTGAAAAAGTCCATCCCTCAAGTAGGAAATGTCCTCATACAGTAGGGTGACTATTGTTCGTGACTCCATATTTCAATTTATTGCAAAATTGAACAAATATTTTTTTTTGATAGACTACATGATGATGTAGTCTATTTTTCATGCAGCGAATTCCTCCTCTACCTCATCAATCTCATAAATCAAATTGTCGAGGATAAAGCGTTGGCGTTCCTTATCATTACCTCCCATGTAGTATTTAAGGAGTTCTTGAATTTTCACCTTATCGTCAAGAATGATGGGCATGAGGCGCATATCTTTTCCTATGAATAACTTGAATTCATCAGGCGATATTTCTCCTAAACCTTTGAAGCGCGTGATTTCAGGCTTTCCACCGAGTTTTTTAATGGCAGCTTTCTTTTCTTGATCAGAATAGCAGTAAATAGTTTCTTTCTTATTTCTCACTCTAAAGATGGGTGTTTCTAGAACTTTCACATGTCCATTGATGACCAATTCTGGGAAAAACTGCAGGAAGAAGGTAAGAAGAAGTAACCGAATATGCATACCATCATGGTCGGCATCGGTTGCTATGATGACATTGTTATATCGTAGATTTTCGATACCTTCTTCGATATCTAAAGCATGCTGAAGAAGATTGAGTTCTTCATTTTCATAGACGATTTTCTTTTTCATACCAAAGCAGTTCTGAGGCTTTCCTTTGAGGGAAAATACAGCCTGAGTCTCCGCATTTCTAGACTTGGTCATAGAACCTGAGGCGGAGTCCCCTTCGGTTATGAATATGGTCGTTTCTTTATTATGATCATACTTTTCATCGGTATAGTGATAGCGACAGTCACGTAGTTTTTTGTTGTGAATATTCGCTTTTTTAGCTCGCTCTTTTGCTATTTTTCTTACTCCCTCCATATCCTTTCGCTCACGTTCGCTGTTTTGTATTTTTTTCAAAATAGCCTCCGCTACCAGTGGATTTTTATGAAGATAGTTGTCCAGATATTGTTTTACAAAATCGTTGACAAAGGCTTTCATAGACCGACCATCGTTCTCTAGTGTGACAGTTCCTAGTTTTGTCTTGGTCTGACTTTCGAACATAGGTTCTTGAATTCGCACACAAATAGCCCCCACTATAGACATACGAATATCCGAAGCGTCAAAGTCTTTTTTATAAAAATCTCGAATGGTTTTGACGATAGCCTCTTTGAATGCACCTAAATGCGTGCCTCCTTGGGTCGTATATTGCCCATTGACAAAGGTATAGTATTCTTCTCCATATTTAGAGGAATGAGTGAATGCCATTTCTATTTCATCATTTTTGAGATGAATAATAGGATATTGCTGCGATTCTTCATCTATTTTTTTACTTACCAAGTCTTTTAATCCATCTTTAGAGCTAAACTCCTGACCATTGAAGATAAGTTTGAGTCCGGCATTGAGATAGGCATAATTCCATAGCTGCTCCTGCACATAGTCGGGGATAAATCGATAATTATGAAAAATGGCATTGTCTGGTCTGAACCATATGGTAGTGCCATTGACATCTTTAGAAGCTTGTATTTTAGTTTCCATTTTTAATTTTCCGCCTTCAAACTCAGCTATTTTTTCCTTACCTTCTCTTACGGATTTTACTTTGAAATAGGAAGACAAGGCATTGACAGCTTTAGATCCTACACCATTCATCCCTACAGACTTTTTGAAAGCCTTAGAGTCAAATTTTCCTGAGGTATTCATTTTTGAGATAGAGTCAACCACTTTTTCCAAGGGAATACCTCTGCCGTAGTCTCGAATCATAACTTCTGCACTATCGAGGTTTATATCTACTTTTTTGCCATGACCCATAATAAATTCATCGATTGCATTATCCATGATTTCCTTGAGTAGAATATATATACCATCATCTTGAGATGTGCCATCCCCCGTTTTCCCGATATACATTCCCGGTCTCAAGCGCATATGCTCCAGCCAATCCAGGGTTTTTATGTCATCCTTGGAGTATTCTAATTCTAAATCACTCTTCATTTTTCCGAATAAATTATATGCAAATTTGTATGAAAATAAATGAAATCTAGAATTCTAGTATTAACATAGTTTTTTTTACATTTTATTTCAAAGATGTAGCAAATAAATATTATGGTTATAAATTGCTGATTTATTGTGTAATTTTGTTTCATCATGACAAAACTTAGGTTGTTTTTTGCCACGTTCCTATTAGTTTGGGGTAATCTAATCTCTCAAAATAATTGTGCAGATTATATACAGGTGTGTGGCAATCAAGCCATAAGCCTCAATGTATCTGGAGGTGGAGTGCAAGAAATAGGTTTTAATACGTGGTGTTTCTTTCAGGAACACAATTCCTTATGGCTGCGGTTTACTATCCAGACAGGTGGTACTTTGGGTTTTAACCTCATTCCTGCAAGCACGAGTATTGTTGAGGACTATGACTTTATGATTTTTGGACCTAATGTAACTTGCATCAATAAAGGGACTCCTATTCGCTGCAGTTCTACCAATCCGCAAGCTGCCGGTTCACCAAACAATCACACGGGTATGCGTGCATCTAGCACTGATGTGTCAGAAGGACCAGGAAATCTTGGAGATAATTGGGTGCAATGGTTGACAGTCAATGCTGGAGAATCCTATTTTTTACTTATTGATAGACCACTTGGAAATTCTGCATTTACTCTAAATTGGACAGGAACAGCAGTACTAAAAAAAACAGACGCAGGTCCTGATTTGACAGTATGTAAAGGTAAAACAATTACTATGGCAGCTACAGAAACAGGGACGTGGATTCAGCATAGTACCAACCCTTCAACTGTGAGCTTTTCTTCTATAACTAATCCTAAATCTTCAGTTTCTGGTTTTAATACTGCTGGAATCTATAAGTTTACTTGGAGTTCATTGGGTTGTGCAGATACCATGCAAATTCAAGTCTTGAATACTTCTAGCTCCAATGAAGCGAAAACAATTTGCCAAGGTCAAACCTATAGAGGTCATAGTGCTACAGGAGTTTACAAAGATACCCTTAAAAATATAGCTGGATGTGATAGTATTATCACCTTGACCCTAACTGTAAATCCAAACTCAGGTTCTACAATTTATAAAACCATATGCCAAGGGGAGAGTTTTCTGGGTAGAACTACATCGGGAACATATACTGATAAATTGGTGAGTGCAAATGGTTGTGATAGCATGCGCACTTTGATTTTGACTGTGAATCCAAGTCATAACCCTGTGATCAATAAAAGTATTTGTGATGGTGAAAGTTTTATGGGTAAAACGGTAACTGGGACCTATACATTCAGTTATAAGAATACCTTTGGTTGTGATAGTATTGTGACTTTAAATCTAAGAGTCAATAATTATTCGAATGTAGTTATCAATGCCGCTATTTGTCAAGGACAATCCTATAATGGCAAAACGGTTGCTGGTACCTATAAAGATAGCTTTAAAAGTATCGAAGGATGTGATAGTATCCGTACATTAAACCTTACCGTCAATCAGCATAGCACATCGACCATCAGGGATACTATCTGTGATGGCAAGTCGCACGGAGGTCATACGAAGACAGGAACCTATGTTGACGTTTTAAAAAATGTAGTGAATTGCGATAGCACACGCACCTTACATTTGGTAGTGAAACCTAATTCATTTTTTACTGTCAATAAAAAAATATGTCAGGGAGAGAGTTTTCTAGGTCGCTCTTCTACGGGTAATTATTCCGATATATTTCTAAGTGCCAATGGATGCGATAGTACCCGTTTTTTAAATTTGTGGGTGACACCCAAAGTGACTATCCCCTTAAATAGAAAAATATGTGAAGGCGAAGTATTTATGGGTCATACCACTTCAGGATTTTATATAGACACGTTGCGAAATGATATTGGATGTGATAGCATTATTACTCATTTAACGCTCAGGGTAATACCGAAAGATTCACTTCTGCGAAAAACAATCTGCGAAGGCGAGAGTTTTCTAGGTTATGATTCTACTGGAGTTTATTTCGACAATATTATTGATGAAAATAATTGTCCTCGATTGAGAAGACTTGAACTTACTGTAAATCCGACTACTTATGGCAGTGAGACAAAAATCATTTGTTTCGGTGAAACTTATAAAGGGAAAAATAAAACGGGGAAGTATTCCATAAAATACAAAAACGTCAATGGTTGTGATAGTTTCTTTAGTTTGGATTTGACTGTAAAGCCAGACTTTCTTACTAAGACTCTAAGGGATACCAATACCTGTAGAGGAAATCCCATTACACTGGGAGTAAAAGAAGGATATAAAGCCTATGAGTGGAATGATGGCGAAAATACTGCAGTTCGGAACGTAAATATATCGGATAACTATGTAGTTACAGTTACTAACCATGATGACTGCCTGTCTACAGACAAAGCCAAGGTTTTTTTCTACCCGCTGCCAAAAGTAGAAATAGGAGAGGATACGATTATTTATGATGGGGAAATACTACGATTAGAACCGAAGATATCTGGAATTTTGAATTACCAAGGTTTAAGGTGGTCGCCTAAACAACTTTTTAAGTGTGATTCTTGCCTCAATCAATGGCTTGAAACTGGACAGAGCACCTATGTCAAATTAGCTTATAACGATAAATACACTTGTTACGGACAAGACTCTTTTGATATCAGAGTTTTACCTGTTCAGAATGTCGGACTACCGACTGCCTTCTCTCCCAATGGAGACGGAGAGAATGACTATTTTGAACTCAATGGAGGTCCTGTGCGTAGTCTTAGTATTTCTATTTTTAATCGCTGGGGAGAAAAAGTATATGAATATACTGGCAAGACTCCTGCGTGGGATGGTAAATATAAAGGTGAGCCATCCCCTACTGGGGTTTATACCTATTTTGTCCGCTTCAATTTATACAAAGGTGGCATTCAGGAAAAGATGGGAACATTTACGATAATACGATAATGTTACGCCATTTTGTCTTGCTCTTTAAACAAAAAGCCACGTCATTTCGTCTCATAAACGTCTAAAAGACATAGATTAGTATGATCAACTAATTTTATTATGACACCTTGTCTCTTATTCTTTGAATGTATTAAATTTGAATGAATATTCTAGAATGAATTGAGTTCGCAATATCTTATTTTAAAATATGAGGAAGAGCCTATTCAACATTTAAAATTCAAAATTAAACATTAACTCAGTGGATATTAAAAAACTTACTATCAAATCGCAAGAGCTCCTTCAAAAAGCTCAAAACAAAGCTGTTGAGGCTTCACATCAGGCTATAGAGAATGCGCATATCGCAATGGCAATCTTGGAAGATGCCGAGAATTTAGTCCCTCAAATTGTGAAGAAATTGGGAATTCAGCCTACACCAATAGTCAACAAATTGGAGGAATCTATTCAAAAAATACCGCGAGTTTCAGGTACAGATTCTGGTCAATACCTCAGTAGAAATGCCCAGACAGTCATGGTGAAAGCGGAATCATTGCTCAAAGACGTTGGTGATAGTTATGTGAGCCCTGAATTGGTCATGTTATCTATGCTTATGCAAAGTGATGATACTGCCAAATTACTCAAAGAGTTCGGTTTAAAAGAATCTGAATTTCGCAAAGCACTCAAGGAAATACGAGGTAATCAAAAAGTAGATTCGAATACGACAGAAATGACCTACGATTCTCTCGGAAAATATGCTATTAATTTAAACGAACAAGCTGAAAAAGGCAAGCTCGATCCTGTAATTGGACGTGATGAAGAGATAAGACGGGTTCTACATATTCTTTCACGAAAGACAAAAAACAACCCAATGCTTATAGGTGAACCTGGAGTAGGTAAAACTGCCATAGCTGAAGGTATAGCCAAGCGAATCGTCAATGGGGATGTACCAGAAAACTTATTAGATTTAAAAGTGTTTGCACTAGACATGGGTGCACTTCTAGCGGGTGCCAAGTACAAAGGAGAATTTGAAGAGCGACTCAAGGCCGTGGTTAAAGAAGTGGTAGAGAGTGATGGCAAAATTGTATTGTTTATTGATGAAATTCATACCCTCATAGGTGCAGGAAAGTCTGACGGAGCTATGGATGCAGCGAATATTCTCAAACCATCTTTAGCACGGGGGGAATTGCGTTCTATCGGAGCTACTACTCTAGATGAATATCAAAAGTATTTTGAAAAGGACAAAGCTATGGAGCGAAGATTTCAAAAAGTGATGATCGAAGAGCCTGATGAAGAAGCGGCCATATCTATCTTGCGAGGTCTGAAAGAGCGCTACGAACGTTACCACAATGTAGAGATAAAAGATGAGGCCATTATTTCAGCAGTTACCCTTTCACAGCGATACATAACGGATCGTTTCTTGCCCGATAAAGCTATAGACCTCATCGACGAAGCTGCGGCAAAACTGAGACTTGAAATTAATTCAGTTCCGGAAGAGCTAGATGAACTCAATCGAAAAATAATGCAGCTCGAGATAGAGCGAGAAGCCATCCGTCGTGAAAATGATGAGACGAAACTGAAAAGTATCGAAGAACAATTAGCGAAATGGAATTTGAGTCGAGAAGAATTTAAATCCAAATGGGAAAAGGAAAAATCAATTGTCGATAAGATTCAAGATGCTAAATCTAAATTAGAAGCCCTAAAACTAGAGGCAGAACAAGCAGAGCGTAGTGGAAATTACGCCCGCGTTGCAGAAATTCGCTATGGATTGATGACTTCTACCCAAGCAGAAGTAGAAGCTTGTGAAAAAGAACTCAAGTCCATAGAGGGAGGAGATAAGTTGATGAAAGAATTTGTCACATCCGAAGATATCGCAGAGATCGTGAGTAAGTGGACAGGTGTGCCGGTGCAGTCTATGTTGCAGTCTGAAAAAATGAAATTACTTCATCTTGATGAAGAACTTCGCAAACGAGTTGTAGGTCAAGAAGAAGCAGTCGAGGCAGTAGCTAGCGCCATATTGCGTAGTCGAGCAGGTTTGCAAAATCCAAATCGTCCTATCGGTTCATTTTTATTTCTAGGTAGCACAGGAGTAGGGAAGACCGAGTTGGCAAAGGCTCTAGCCGAATATCTATTCAACGATGAAAATGCTTACATCCGAATAGACATGAGTGAATACTCTGAGAAACATAGTGTAAGCCGTCTCGTGGGTGCGCCTCCGGGCTATGTAGGATATGAGGAAAGCGGTCAATTGACAGAAGCTGTAAGGCGAAGACCTTACTCCGTCGTGTTGCTCGATGAAATAGAAAAAGCACATCCTGATACCTTCAATATTCTTCTTCAAATGCTTGACGATGGACGATTGACGGACAATAAAGGTCGCCTCATTAACTTTAAGAATACCATTATCATTATGACCTCCAATATGGGTTCGGATATCATTTTAGAGGGATTCGATGATGTGGAAGACGAAAATATGGCTAATGTGGCTCCTATTGTGAAGCAAAAACTGGTAGGGCATCTCAAAACCATCATAAAACCTGAATTTATCAATCGTATCGATGATATAGTTCTATTCCTCCCATTAAGGAGGTCCGTAATTCGAGAAATAGTGAAGATTCAGCTAAAACAGGTTGAGGATTTACTAGCCGATCAAGATTTAAAATTAGAGATATTACCTGCAGCCTTGGATTATCTGGCAGAGCATGGTTATGACCCAGAGATGGGCGCTAGACCATTGAAAAGATTGATTCAACGTGACATTGTCAATCTTATATCTAAGAAAATAATCGCTGGAGATTTTGTCAAGGGGATGATTATTTATATTGATGCTGTCGATGATATTTTAGCGGCGTACACGAAGTAGAATATACTCCTATCACTTAGTATAATTTTACCCACAAAGGCACCAAGACTGAAATTATAAAGCTAAAAATCTCTCTGTTGTTCTGATAGAACTATCGAGACAGGTGATAATTACTACTTAGTGTCTTTGTGGCAAGTAACAATTGATAACTTGTATTATTTCTTTACATTAAAATCACCAGAGTAAATAAGAATAAAGTTGTCCATATTGATGTATTTTTTTGCAGCATCATTTACCTCTTGTAGTGTTACTTTCTGTAATTTTTCACTAAATTCATCGTAGTATTTCAGATCTTTTTTCTGCTCCATGTATCGATTTAATAGACTCGCAATAAAATTATTATTGCCTAGCCCTATTTTTCTTTCCTGAATCTGGCTGCCTTTAATATCCGATAGTTCCTTGCTTGTAAAACTTCCTTGGCTTGCTTTGGTGAGTTCTTCTATAAGGGCATTATTTAGTTTATCTTTAAAACTTGGATTGAAAAAGGCATAAGTGCCGAAGCTACCAATTTGATCCTCAAAATCTGCAGACAAAAATGATCCAGCTCCATAGCTCATTCCCTCTGCTTCACGGAGTCTCTGAGCTATTCTCGAATTTAGAAAAGCCCCACCGCCTATAATTTCATTGGCCATATACATAGCAGGGAAATCTGCGTCTTTCTCGCAAAGTGACATATTGAGAGTGCCGGCAGAAACTGCATTCGTTTTATCATTGATTTGAATAGTTTCATTCTGCTTGGTCGTAGCTATATTTAGTTTTTTGATTTTGACGTATGGGGTCTTGGCATTCCAACCACTAAAAATTTCTTTTAGTGCTTTAGTTGCCGCAACTTTATCTACTTCACCCACGAAGGATGCATATCCTTCATTGAGCCCAATAAATTTCTGATAGAAGTCCTTGACATCTTGAAGTTTTGCTTTTGAAAAACCTAGCAGTTGCTCATCAATAGTCATACTGCCTAGTGGGTGTCCTTTAGGATAAGGATTAGTTTTTATACTGAGTGTCGTGAAAGCTACGTTTTGCGGATCGTTTTTATAAGCTTCATACATTGTTTTATATTCGAGTACCACTTTGTCAAACTCATTTTGATCAAAAGACGGATTGCGCAGAATATCTCTTAACAGATTCATAGTAGCCTGCATATTGTCTTTATCGGTATTAATAGAGATAGATAGAAAGTTAGCTCCGAAATTGACATTGATATCTGATTTTAATTTATCGAGTTCGTCCTTTATTTGAGTTCTATTCTTGGTAGTAGTGCCAGATTTTAACACCGATCCAAGTAGCATTGCTGCTATATCGGTATGCATTAAACTTTGTTCATCCCCTTGAAAAATTTTAATTCTCCCTACTATCTTATTATTTTTAGTTGGCTTATTCAATATGGAATATTGAAGTTTACCATCGATATCTCCTCGTTGAACATTTTTCTTGATATTATCGATGCTAGCATCAAATTCCTGAAGTGTTTGGGTTTGTTCTTTACCTTTATAATCTTTTACCAAGGCATTAATATCAGGTCTTTCATCTACTTTCACTCTATCTGTATTTCTTTCAGGTATAAACTGTCCCCAAGTGCGGTTAGAAGGCCTGTAGTATCTGGCAGCGACTCTTTCCAAATCGGTTACGGTAATTTTATCAATATTATCGCGATAGATATACAACAATCTATAATCGCCCGATGCAATAATTTCAGTCAAGAAAATACCAAAATTGATCGTATTGCTCATAGCTCTATCTATCTGCTTTGTGAGTGAAGCTTTTGCCCTTTGCAATTGTTCTTCGGTGAATTTTGTTTGAGGCAAACCATCCAGTACCTTCCACATTCTGTTTTTTGGCTCATCGACAGATTGATCCATAGGAATATTCATGGAAAAATAGGTATAGCCTGGATCATAGAGTGGCATTGAGTAACCATAAACAGAAGTGGCTAGCTTAGTGTCCATAAGCTCTTTATAGAGTAATCCCGAACCTTCAGACGTTAGTATTTCTATGAGGGCATCATTCACAATGTAATCCTTATCAGAAGCTGCAGGAGTATGATAGGCTAAAGCTATAATGCGTTCATCTCCATTTCTTTTCAACTCTACATAGCGCTCACCATCCTGAGGTGGCTCTACGGTATAGGTAGGCTGCAGCACACGCGTGGGTTTAGGCAGAATAGCTAAGTTTTTAGCAATATACTCCAATGCCTTTTTCTCATCAAACTTACCTGCTATAATAAGTGTGGCATTATCAGGTTGATAGTATTTTTTATAGAAGGCTCTAAGATTTTCTACAGGTACTCTTTCTATATCTTCACGGCTGCCTATGGTCGAATTTCCATAATTATGCCACAGATACATTGTAGATAGGATGCGTTCATTCAGTACACCTCCGGGATTATTTTCTCCTATTTCAAATTCATTGCGAACCACACTAAACTCTTTTTCGAGCTCTTCTTTGAGAATTTTGGCATTGACCATTCTATCTGCCTCCATTTCTATAGCCCATTTCAGATTACTATCCGCTGCGGGCAATATTTCATAATAATTGGTGCGATCATACCAGGTAGTTCCATTCGCGGAGGCACCTCTGTCTCCTATAGCTTTTTTTATGTCTTTAAAATTTTTACAAGACTTGAATAACATATGTTCGAGTAAATGGGCCATCCCAGTCTCTCCATACCCTTCATGTCTGGAGCCTACGTGATAAATGATGTTTACAAGAAGATTGCTCTGTGAAGGGTCAGAAATCAATAAAATCTTGAGTCCATTTTCACATTTAAACTCTTTGATACCTTCCATTGTCCTTACTGGTGTAGGAAGTTTTATTTGACTGGACATATATTGCGCAGCTAATAATAATGCTGCTAATAGGATTTTTTGCATAGTTGGTTTTAATTTTAAGTGAAAAGAAAATATTTTAAATTATAAAGGTTGGGAATAAGGAATGTATCCTTTGAGATTGAATTTTTCCAGCTGGTTTTTTGCCAATTATTTTATGGTGAAATTTATTGGAACATCAAAATAAACAGCTACGTTTTTACCTGCTTGTTTTCCAGGTTTCCATTTTGGCATTTTTTTAATGACACGAACCGCCTCTTCGTCGCAGCCTCCACCTATACCTTTTGTGACTTTTACCTTTAGAATAGAGCCATCACTATGGACTACGAAGTTAACCATGACTACCCCTTGTATGTTATTTTTTAGTGCCTTGACAGGATATTTTATATTCTTTTGCAAGAACGCCATTAATGCATTATCTCCACCCGGGAACTCAGGCATCTGCTCTGCAAATACATATGGTTCTTCGGATTTATCTGAGCTACTTTCTTGGCTATAGCAGGATAAAGATATCAATAAGAGGAAGGCAATCAAGTTGATATTTTTTTTCATAAATTGTTTTTCCAAAGATATAAAAAAACCCGAAGAATTTCTTCGGGTTTTTAACAAATTACTATTTTTAATTACTCTATTTTGAAGTTAACCGGTACGTCAAAGTAAACCGGAACAGGCTGACCTCCTTGTTTACCAGGCTTCCAGCGAGGCATGTTACGCACGACTCTTGCGGCTTCTTCATCGCAGCCGCCTTTGATACCTTTGGTTACATTTACTTTACTGATGCTACCATCAGCATTGACTACGAAATTAACCATAACGACACCTTCTATTTCATTCTCCAAAGCAAATGCAGGATATTTGATATTTCTCTGAAGGTAGGCCATGAGGGCATCGTCGCCTCCAGGGAACTCAGGCATTTGTTCTGCAAAAACCAAAGGTTCGTCCACTTTTGGAGCTTCTACTCCCTTACCAGCATCATCTCCAGCATCGAGGTCGTCTAGTTCTTGTCCTACTACTGTAGCAGTAGATATCTCAGCCTTGGATTCTTTTACTTCTTCCACTGTTTTAATTTCCTCATCCGGTGGTGCTACTTCTACAATCTTCGGTGGGACAAACTGAATAGTTGCTTTCACTGGCGGCGGTGGCGGTGGCGGCGGCGGTGGTGGAGTTTTCTCATTGAGTGGCGGTGGAGCTTTAAGCTCTGTAACCTTGCGTATTGGAGCCTTGGTCTCAAAAACTATTTTATCTTTCAATTTCTCATAAACAACATAGCCTACAATGATACCTAGGACAAGGAATAGAAAAATAACTAAGGATCTTTTGAGATGCTGAGGATAACTCTTCCGCAGGTCATACGCACCATATGATTTATTTTTACCTCTGAATAAGAGGTCGTCTAGTGAGCCCTTCAAGGCTATTACTTGATCTATATTCATCTTATTCTTATTTATTTTTGAACTGCTTTTTTCATAGAATTCTCAACTAAAATCTTTTCTGGATCTGAAATCGGTAGAATGGCATAAAATTTTATATCATTGATATGCATTTCATCCAAGATATCTACCATATTGCCATATACAGATGAGTCTACAGCTTTTATCAATACCATGGTTTTATTGTTCTTTTTGGAATCCATTCCCATTCCTCCAGGTAAGGCAGCGACTGCTTTTTTCTTATCCATAATTACCTTACGTATGCCTTTTTCTTTATCAAAGGAAGTAGCTACAATAGCATTAGGATCCGCTGCTGCTTTTTCTGGACTACCAAAGTAGTATAGAATAACATTTTTAGGCGCTAATAAAACGGTC containing:
- a CDS encoding TonB family protein, encoding MNIDQVIALKGSLDDLLFRGKNKSYGAYDLRKSYPQHLKRSLVIFLFLVLGIIVGYVVYEKLKDKIVFETKAPIRKVTELKAPPPLNEKTPPPPPPPPPPPVKATIQFVPPKIVEVAPPDEEIKTVEEVKESKAEISTATVVGQELDDLDAGDDAGKGVEAPKVDEPLVFAEQMPEFPGGDDALMAYLQRNIKYPAFALENEIEGVVMVNFVVNADGSISKVNVTKGIKGGCDEEAARVVRNMPRWKPGKQGGQPVPVYFDVPVNFKIE
- a CDS encoding biopolymer transporter ExbD, whose product is MADVAENPQGGGGKKGRGSKPSPRLDLTPMVDLAFLLITFFILTTTLAKPKAMEIALPDTKNIPPNPPKVDDDVVMTVLLAPKNVILYYFGSPEKAAADPNAIVATSFDKEKGIRKVIMDKKKAVAALPGGMGMDSKKNNKTMVLIKAVDSSVYGNMVDILDEMHINDIKFYAILPISDPEKILVENSMKKAVQK